The following coding sequences lie in one Myxococcus xanthus genomic window:
- a CDS encoding energy transducer TonB — protein sequence MFDSVLDRGQGPKSRFGVGATVSVILHVALFGLAVWLSTRPPVEEEKEIEVTLKATMAPPPPPPPPPPPPASSSKPKTEPKKPKKPDAIVQPKEIPKEVPKEVEPSDEPPAEEEASEEVVEGGVEGGVVGGVVGGVVGGVIGGVVGGQLGGTGTDVLPFGAGMTRPEKLSGPQPEYSREALEARVQGTMIVKCIVTVEGRVENCRIIKPLPHMDRAVLDALASSRYKPVTFQGRPVQVDYTFTLNFKLPR from the coding sequence ATGTTCGATTCAGTCCTTGACCGTGGTCAGGGGCCCAAGTCGCGATTCGGCGTCGGGGCTACTGTCTCGGTTATCCTCCATGTGGCGCTGTTCGGCCTCGCCGTCTGGCTGTCGACGCGGCCGCCCGTCGAAGAGGAGAAGGAGATTGAGGTCACGCTGAAGGCGACCATGGCACCGCCTCCGCCGCCCCCTCCGCCTCCGCCTCCTCCTGCCTCTTCGAGCAAGCCGAAGACGGAGCCGAAGAAGCCCAAGAAGCCGGACGCCATCGTCCAGCCGAAGGAGATTCCGAAGGAGGTCCCGAAGGAAGTGGAGCCCTCCGACGAGCCTCCCGCTGAAGAAGAGGCGAGCGAAGAAGTCGTCGAGGGCGGCGTGGAGGGTGGCGTGGTCGGCGGCGTCGTCGGTGGCGTGGTCGGTGGTGTGATTGGCGGCGTGGTCGGCGGCCAGTTGGGCGGGACGGGAACCGACGTGCTTCCGTTCGGCGCGGGCATGACGCGTCCAGAGAAGCTTTCCGGTCCTCAGCCCGAGTACTCTCGTGAGGCGCTCGAGGCTCGCGTCCAGGGAACGATGATCGTGAAGTGCATCGTCACCGTGGAAGGTCGAGTGGAGAACTGCCGGATCATCAAGCCCCTGCCCCACATGGACCGGGCCGTCCTGGACGCGCTGGCATCGTCGCGCTACAAGCCGGTCACGTTCCAGGGCCGTCCTGTGCAGGTGGACTACACCTTCACCCTGAACTTCAAGCTGCCGCGCTGA
- the plsY gene encoding glycerol-3-phosphate 1-O-acyltransferase PlsY — protein MTSALVLLGYLAGSIPFGVLLTRWLRGVDVRKGGSGNIGATNVTRVAGKKLGAVVLLLDAIKGALPVVLAVRLLPDAPTVHVAVGLAAVLGHIYPVWLKLQGGKGVATALGVLLVLVPQAALAGALAYVAVFAVSRVSSLGSLAAGATAVGTSALTARAVEYAGLSAFLFALMLWTHRGNILRLARRTERRF, from the coding sequence GTGACTTCCGCGCTCGTCCTGCTGGGCTACCTCGCCGGCTCCATTCCCTTCGGTGTGTTGCTGACGCGGTGGCTGCGCGGGGTGGACGTGCGCAAGGGCGGGAGCGGGAACATCGGCGCCACCAACGTCACGCGCGTGGCGGGCAAGAAGCTGGGCGCGGTGGTGTTGCTGCTGGATGCCATCAAGGGCGCGTTGCCCGTGGTCCTGGCGGTGCGCCTGCTGCCGGATGCGCCCACCGTGCACGTGGCGGTGGGGCTGGCCGCGGTGCTGGGCCACATCTACCCGGTGTGGCTCAAGCTCCAGGGTGGCAAGGGCGTGGCCACCGCGCTGGGCGTGCTGCTGGTGCTGGTGCCCCAGGCCGCGCTGGCGGGCGCGCTGGCGTACGTCGCCGTCTTCGCCGTGTCGCGCGTGAGCTCGCTGGGCTCGCTGGCGGCGGGGGCCACGGCGGTGGGCACGTCGGCACTCACCGCGCGGGCCGTGGAGTACGCGGGACTCTCAGCCTTCCTCTTCGCCCTCATGCTGTGGACGCACAGGGGCAACATCCTCCGGCTGGCGCGGCGCACCGAGCGGCGCTTCTGA
- a CDS encoding DUF4920 domain-containing protein has product MNTLRTSLMLLVAVPLVALAGDKSSAKAGKAAEADCHHPPAPQAQTAPKAEGAPAAAAPANDGWKLTRGDPLKGAKAVKLADVLAKPQAHDGKTVLLEGQVRKACERKGCWMELAANGQDKGPGVRVTFKDYGFFVPLDSAGAQARVEGVLKVAELTDSRAQHYESEGAIVPRGADGKPREVQLVATGVELRR; this is encoded by the coding sequence ATGAACACGCTCCGCACGTCCCTGATGCTGCTGGTCGCCGTTCCCCTGGTTGCCCTCGCGGGCGACAAGTCGTCCGCCAAGGCGGGCAAGGCCGCCGAGGCCGACTGCCACCACCCGCCCGCCCCGCAGGCGCAGACCGCGCCCAAGGCCGAAGGCGCGCCCGCTGCGGCGGCCCCCGCGAACGATGGCTGGAAGCTCACCCGCGGCGATCCCCTCAAGGGCGCCAAGGCGGTGAAGCTCGCGGACGTGCTGGCCAAGCCGCAGGCTCACGACGGCAAGACGGTGCTGCTCGAGGGCCAGGTGCGCAAGGCGTGTGAGCGCAAGGGCTGCTGGATGGAGTTGGCGGCGAACGGCCAGGACAAGGGCCCGGGCGTGCGCGTGACGTTCAAGGATTACGGCTTCTTCGTCCCCCTGGACTCCGCGGGCGCGCAGGCGCGTGTGGAAGGCGTCCTGAAGGTGGCCGAGCTGACCGACAGCCGCGCCCAGCACTACGAGTCGGAGGGCGCCATCGTCCCCCGCGGCGCCGACGGCAAGCCGCGTGAGGTGCAGTTGGTGGCCACGGGCGTCGAACTGCGCCGCTGA
- a CDS encoding THUMP domain-containing class I SAM-dependent RNA methyltransferase, with amino-acid sequence MPVPKRPGVVYGRNPMAERIALFATAARGTEDLLADELKELGARRIRQDRGGVRFMATLDEALMVALWSRIAMRVLYPLGAFEARGAEGLYEAAASVPWEEHLTPEHTFAVDATLKDSEHSHSGFVALKVKDAIVDRMRDTKGARPDVNTRDPDIRVVAHLSRETLSLSLDLCGEPLHRRGYRVRPTPAPLKETLAAAVLRAANYTGTEGLVDPMCGSGTLLIEAGLIARRRAPGLNRDFAVERWPELGARARELLADMRADARRNERKVEVPLLGFDKDPEALEAASRNVRAARLTEEIQLAEGDATRLPPLPETGGLLVTNPPYGDRLGTGGQKGMKSFYFKLGESLRVPGWRVWVICGNPGFESAFHARPSAKRDLWNGPIACSLLGYRPPDGGSARGDTGDGSEAPLGAPRQPEDVAPVRPQHEGEEEG; translated from the coding sequence ATGCCGGTTCCCAAGCGGCCCGGTGTCGTCTATGGGCGGAATCCCATGGCTGAACGCATTGCCCTTTTCGCCACCGCCGCTCGCGGCACCGAGGACCTCCTGGCCGACGAGCTGAAGGAGCTCGGCGCCCGCCGCATCCGCCAGGACCGCGGCGGTGTCCGCTTCATGGCCACGCTCGACGAGGCGCTCATGGTGGCGCTCTGGTCCCGCATCGCCATGCGCGTGCTCTACCCGCTGGGCGCCTTCGAGGCCCGGGGCGCGGAAGGCCTGTACGAAGCCGCCGCCAGCGTCCCCTGGGAGGAGCACCTCACCCCCGAACACACCTTCGCGGTGGATGCCACGCTGAAGGACAGCGAGCACAGCCACTCCGGGTTCGTGGCCCTCAAGGTGAAAGACGCCATCGTCGACCGGATGCGCGATACGAAGGGCGCCCGGCCGGACGTGAATACGAGGGACCCGGACATCCGCGTGGTGGCGCACCTCTCCCGTGAAACGCTGTCCCTCTCCCTGGATTTGTGCGGCGAGCCGCTGCACCGCCGGGGCTACCGCGTGCGCCCCACGCCCGCCCCCCTGAAGGAGACGCTCGCCGCGGCGGTGCTGCGCGCGGCGAATTACACCGGGACCGAGGGCCTGGTGGACCCGATGTGCGGCTCCGGCACGTTGCTCATCGAGGCAGGCCTCATCGCCCGCCGACGCGCGCCCGGGCTCAACCGGGACTTCGCGGTGGAGCGCTGGCCGGAGCTGGGCGCCCGGGCCCGCGAGCTGCTCGCGGACATGCGCGCGGATGCCCGCCGCAACGAGCGGAAGGTGGAAGTACCGCTGCTCGGCTTCGACAAGGACCCGGAGGCGCTGGAGGCCGCCAGCCGCAACGTGCGCGCCGCGCGACTGACGGAGGAAATCCAGTTGGCCGAAGGTGATGCGACCCGGCTGCCGCCGTTGCCGGAAACAGGCGGATTGCTCGTCACCAACCCGCCCTACGGCGACCGGCTCGGCACGGGCGGCCAGAAGGGAATGAAGAGCTTCTACTTCAAGCTGGGGGAGTCGCTCCGCGTGCCAGGCTGGCGTGTGTGGGTCATCTGCGGCAACCCCGGCTTCGAGAGCGCCTTCCACGCGCGCCCCTCCGCGAAGCGGGACCTCTGGAACGGCCCCATCGCCTGCTCGCTGCTGGGCTACCGGCCGCCAGACGGTGGCAGCGCTCGGGGTGACACCGGGGACGGCTCAGAAGCGCCGCTCGGTGCGCCGCGCCAGCCGGAGGATGTTGCCCCTGTGCGTCCACAGCATGAGGGCGAAGAGGAAGGCTGA
- a CDS encoding zf-TFIIB domain-containing protein, translating into MADARTDKPSSTEEEYFAREEIEKKRKLALEQAAANAAQQREELKKLHWMKCPKCGMDLQTLKQGNVEIETCFNCHGIFLDAGELDQLVAQHGHEGSGKVMGAILNLFKKK; encoded by the coding sequence ATGGCCGACGCTCGTACCGACAAGCCGTCATCCACCGAGGAGGAGTACTTCGCCCGGGAGGAGATTGAGAAGAAGCGCAAGCTGGCCCTGGAGCAGGCCGCGGCGAACGCGGCGCAGCAGCGCGAGGAGCTCAAGAAGCTCCACTGGATGAAGTGCCCCAAGTGCGGCATGGACCTCCAGACGCTGAAGCAGGGGAATGTCGAAATCGAGACCTGCTTCAACTGCCACGGCATCTTCCTGGACGCCGGGGAGCTGGACCAGCTGGTCGCCCAGCACGGCCACGAGGGCAGTGGCAAGGTGATGGGGGCCATCCTCAACCTCTTCAAGAAGAAGTAG
- a CDS encoding MotA/TolQ/ExbB proton channel family protein: protein MQFTLAEIWAHTGLFARMIIFTLGIMSIASLVVMAERMIVFRKTRSDSRNFAAKMGAILAKGDLNTAANTNLGKDVGHLGRVINSGLTAYRISPNNKDVAVESVARALERQAQREVQSMKRGLGLLATVGSTAPFVGLLGTTMGIVNAFQLMAQAGSGGLGTISAGIAEALITTAFGLLVAIPAVMAYNFLQGWVDARSVDISESSNEFLDVVARHLGGGAHSSNAA, encoded by the coding sequence ATGCAATTCACTCTCGCAGAAATCTGGGCGCACACGGGCCTCTTCGCCCGAATGATCATCTTCACCTTGGGCATCATGTCCATCGCCTCGCTGGTCGTGATGGCGGAGCGCATGATCGTCTTCCGCAAGACGCGGTCCGACAGCCGCAACTTCGCCGCGAAGATGGGTGCCATCCTGGCCAAAGGCGACCTGAACACGGCCGCCAACACCAACCTGGGCAAGGACGTGGGCCACCTGGGCCGGGTGATCAACTCCGGACTGACGGCGTACCGGATCAGCCCGAACAACAAGGACGTGGCGGTGGAGTCGGTGGCGCGCGCGCTGGAGCGTCAGGCGCAGCGTGAGGTCCAGAGCATGAAGCGCGGTCTGGGCCTGCTGGCCACGGTCGGCTCCACGGCGCCGTTCGTCGGTCTGCTCGGCACCACGATGGGTATCGTCAACGCCTTCCAGCTGATGGCGCAGGCGGGCTCCGGCGGTCTCGGCACCATCTCCGCCGGTATCGCCGAGGCGCTCATCACCACGGCCTTCGGTCTGCTCGTGGCCATCCCCGCGGTGATGGCGTACAACTTCCTGCAGGGCTGGGTGGACGCGCGCTCGGTGGACATCTCCGAGTCGTCCAACGAGTTCCTGGACGTGGTTGCCCGCCACCTGGGTGGTGGCGCGCACTCCTCGAACGCCGCCTGA
- a CDS encoding ExbD/TolR family protein, translating into MGMSAGPKGGVKSDINVTPLVDVVLVLLIIFMVVTPMLQRGKSVELPKATEIEKEGKGKEADPLILSITPDKKVFVENDQVDEKGLQEKLTEEMLKDPGKKILLKGDNALSVGDVRKVLDVARKSKAKQISLGVEEKK; encoded by the coding sequence ATGGGAATGTCAGCAGGCCCCAAGGGGGGCGTCAAGAGCGACATCAACGTCACGCCGCTGGTCGACGTGGTGCTCGTGCTCCTCATCATCTTCATGGTCGTCACCCCGATGCTCCAGCGTGGCAAGTCCGTGGAGCTCCCGAAGGCCACCGAGATCGAGAAGGAAGGAAAAGGGAAGGAAGCCGACCCGCTCATCCTCTCCATCACCCCGGACAAGAAGGTGTTCGTGGAGAATGACCAGGTGGATGAGAAGGGGCTCCAGGAGAAGCTCACCGAGGAGATGTTGAAGGATCCAGGCAAGAAGATCCTGCTCAAGGGCGACAACGCGCTCAGCGTCGGTGACGTGCGCAAGGTGCTGGACGTGGCCCGCAAGTCCAAGGCCAAGCAGATCTCCCTGGGCGTCGAGGAGAAGAAGTAA
- a CDS encoding antibiotic biosynthesis monooxygenase family protein, translated as MIVAISRFRPAPEEADRLVARFQARTRAVDGYPGFLGLEVLRSFERPPELMLVTRWRDKASMRAYFQSEDFQRAREASAQQEDATFALYEVVGT; from the coding sequence ATGATTGTCGCCATCTCCCGCTTCCGGCCGGCCCCCGAGGAAGCGGACCGCCTGGTCGCCCGCTTCCAGGCGCGCACGCGGGCGGTGGACGGCTACCCGGGCTTCCTGGGGCTGGAGGTGCTGCGCTCCTTCGAGCGGCCGCCGGAGCTGATGCTGGTGACGCGCTGGCGGGACAAGGCCTCCATGCGGGCCTATTTCCAGTCTGAGGACTTCCAGCGGGCCCGGGAGGCGAGCGCCCAGCAAGAGGACGCCACCTTCGCCCTCTACGAGGTGGTGGGCACATGA
- the gatC gene encoding Asp-tRNA(Asn)/Glu-tRNA(Gln) amidotransferase subunit GatC: MALTLEQVRHVATLARLSLTPEEEQRFTTQLSAVLDAVEQLQSLDVESVEPTSHATLTSSRLREDVTRPSLPPEKSLANAPAKSDTSFAVPKIIE, translated from the coding sequence GTGGCGCTCACGCTCGAGCAGGTGCGCCATGTGGCCACACTGGCGCGGCTGTCGCTGACTCCGGAAGAGGAGCAGCGCTTCACCACCCAGCTGTCCGCGGTGCTGGACGCGGTGGAGCAGCTCCAGTCGCTCGACGTGGAGTCCGTGGAGCCCACTTCCCACGCCACGCTCACGTCCTCACGGTTGCGTGAGGACGTGACGCGGCCGTCCCTGCCACCAGAGAAGTCCCTGGCCAACGCGCCGGCGAAGTCGGACACGTCCTTCGCCGTGCCGAAAATCATCGAGTAG
- a CDS encoding FtsK/SpoIIIE family DNA translocase, whose product MTAKKGRAEKAVLSRQEIATRRRALADKRMKAGKGGDVATRAIIGVFLLAASLIALLAVATFDAKDRVGPGFNNAVGPMGHLIAESLRGLLGVCAYLIPVGGIYTAMVLFVGSRDRKRGPQIISLALLTVSVSVLAQLMFAGDKGWAHPPGGALGASLGGVMSGLFSTVGTVILVTAISAAALIVGTQYTFLKLCSLAWAGLCVVGRRVQESASVFWEAQKVAYQERQERAAEEKLEEAAFLAQLEADEEELAEAERLAEEAEAAEAEAMAEEAFRLSKQQEKEQAVAAKLALKESREREKAEKLEKKLLPPTREADSLPPAPAPVLALPEKAPAKAEKRPALGADPAWAASFLPPSPNLIIPADGADATETPRARRKPNIVTGPAPVPMADVETEPVAPVIAAPVAPVAPAPAAPADIVPAQPSALARMPLIVEPKAPPKPTVKKSQDQFEFVGDRKSFSLPPLDVLECDKTERSALDKDVYLSTAEKLRAKLADFGIVGEVVEIRPGPVVTMYEFLPGPGIKVSKIAALADDLAMAMEAMRVRIVAPIPGKGVVGIEVPNRDRETVYLKEIAEQDAFNKGASKLTMCVGKDIEGMPYVLDLAKAPHLLIAGTTGSGKSVAVNSMIMSILLKATPEEVRFIMVDPKMLELSVYEGIPHLLLPVVTDPKKAALALRWAVEEMERRYQMLSEAGVRNIAGFNKLVESTAVEVKTTTESAPKKKAKPKNVLVLDGESPKSSMPAGGESLGVAAPRDDEDDVLDAQASEDAEAPELEAESEDTEALEASESTEPEKKQLKKLPYIVVIIDELADLMMVASREVETYVARLAQMARAAGIHLMVATQRPSTDVVTGVIKANFPTRVSFMLRSKPDSMTILGTVGAEALLGMGDMLIMPPTSAHLQRVHGAFVSENEIKKAVDHLKAQGKPVYDDSILKPRDEDVEGGGEEDELSDELYDQALATVSEMRAVSISMLQRKMRIGYNRAARMIERMERDGVVGAADGAKPREVLIRGLGDMPGAGAM is encoded by the coding sequence ATGACGGCGAAGAAGGGTCGGGCGGAGAAGGCGGTCCTGTCCCGGCAGGAAATCGCGACGCGCCGCAGGGCGCTGGCGGACAAGCGGATGAAGGCCGGCAAGGGCGGAGACGTCGCCACCCGAGCCATCATCGGCGTGTTCCTGCTGGCGGCGTCGTTGATTGCCCTGCTGGCGGTGGCCACTTTCGATGCGAAGGACCGGGTGGGCCCGGGCTTCAACAACGCGGTGGGCCCCATGGGGCACCTCATCGCGGAGTCGCTGCGCGGCCTGTTGGGCGTGTGCGCCTACCTCATCCCGGTGGGCGGCATCTACACGGCCATGGTGCTCTTCGTGGGCAGCCGGGACCGGAAGCGAGGACCGCAAATCATCAGCCTGGCGCTGCTGACGGTCAGCGTGTCCGTCCTGGCGCAGCTGATGTTCGCCGGTGACAAGGGCTGGGCACACCCGCCGGGTGGCGCGCTGGGCGCCAGCCTGGGCGGCGTCATGTCCGGCCTGTTCTCCACGGTGGGCACCGTCATCCTGGTGACGGCCATCAGCGCGGCCGCCCTCATCGTGGGCACCCAATACACCTTCCTCAAGCTGTGCTCGCTGGCCTGGGCCGGGCTGTGCGTGGTGGGCCGCCGCGTCCAGGAATCCGCCAGCGTGTTCTGGGAAGCGCAGAAGGTGGCCTACCAGGAGCGCCAGGAGCGCGCCGCCGAGGAGAAGCTGGAGGAGGCCGCCTTCCTCGCGCAGCTCGAGGCTGACGAGGAAGAGCTCGCCGAAGCCGAGCGCCTGGCCGAAGAGGCCGAGGCCGCCGAGGCCGAGGCCATGGCGGAGGAGGCCTTCCGGCTGTCGAAGCAGCAGGAGAAGGAGCAGGCCGTCGCCGCGAAGCTGGCGCTCAAGGAGTCTCGCGAGCGCGAGAAGGCGGAGAAGCTGGAGAAGAAGCTGCTCCCGCCGACCCGCGAGGCCGACTCGCTGCCGCCCGCCCCCGCGCCCGTGCTGGCCCTTCCCGAGAAGGCTCCGGCGAAGGCGGAGAAGCGCCCGGCCCTGGGTGCCGACCCGGCCTGGGCCGCGTCCTTCCTGCCGCCCTCGCCCAACCTCATCATTCCCGCCGACGGCGCCGACGCCACCGAAACGCCGCGCGCCCGCCGCAAGCCGAACATCGTCACCGGCCCGGCGCCGGTCCCCATGGCCGACGTGGAGACCGAGCCTGTCGCGCCCGTCATCGCCGCCCCCGTGGCGCCGGTGGCGCCCGCCCCCGCCGCGCCGGCCGACATCGTTCCCGCGCAGCCGTCCGCGCTGGCGCGCATGCCGCTCATCGTGGAGCCCAAGGCCCCGCCCAAGCCCACCGTCAAGAAGAGCCAGGACCAGTTCGAGTTCGTCGGCGACCGCAAGAGCTTCTCGCTGCCGCCGCTCGACGTGCTCGAGTGCGACAAGACGGAGCGCTCCGCGCTGGACAAGGACGTGTACCTGTCCACGGCGGAGAAGCTGCGCGCGAAGCTGGCGGACTTCGGCATCGTCGGCGAGGTGGTGGAGATTCGCCCCGGCCCCGTCGTCACCATGTACGAGTTCCTCCCGGGGCCCGGCATCAAGGTGAGCAAGATTGCCGCGCTCGCGGACGACCTCGCCATGGCCATGGAGGCCATGCGCGTGCGCATCGTCGCCCCCATCCCCGGCAAGGGCGTGGTGGGCATCGAGGTGCCGAACAGGGACCGCGAGACCGTCTACCTCAAGGAGATCGCCGAGCAGGACGCCTTCAACAAGGGCGCCAGCAAGCTGACCATGTGCGTGGGCAAGGACATCGAGGGCATGCCGTACGTCCTCGACCTGGCCAAGGCGCCCCACCTGCTCATCGCAGGCACCACCGGCTCCGGTAAGTCGGTGGCGGTGAACTCCATGATCATGAGCATCCTCCTCAAGGCCACGCCCGAGGAGGTCCGCTTCATCATGGTGGATCCGAAGATGTTGGAGCTCTCCGTCTACGAGGGCATCCCCCACCTGCTGCTGCCGGTGGTGACGGACCCGAAGAAGGCGGCGCTCGCGCTGCGCTGGGCCGTGGAGGAGATGGAGCGCCGCTACCAGATGCTGTCCGAGGCGGGCGTGCGCAACATCGCCGGCTTCAACAAGCTGGTGGAGAGCACCGCGGTGGAGGTGAAGACGACCACCGAGTCCGCGCCGAAGAAGAAGGCGAAGCCGAAGAACGTGCTCGTGCTCGACGGCGAGAGCCCCAAGTCCTCCATGCCCGCGGGCGGCGAGAGCCTGGGCGTCGCCGCACCCCGGGACGACGAGGACGACGTGCTCGACGCGCAGGCGTCCGAGGACGCCGAGGCTCCGGAGTTGGAGGCAGAGTCCGAGGACACCGAGGCGCTGGAGGCCAGCGAGTCCACCGAGCCGGAGAAGAAGCAGCTCAAGAAGCTGCCCTACATCGTGGTCATCATCGACGAGCTCGCCGACCTGATGATGGTGGCCAGCCGCGAGGTGGAGACCTACGTCGCTCGCCTGGCGCAGATGGCCCGCGCGGCCGGCATCCACCTGATGGTCGCCACGCAGCGCCCGTCCACGGACGTCGTCACCGGCGTCATCAAGGCCAACTTCCCCACGCGCGTCAGCTTCATGCTGCGCTCGAAGCCGGACTCGATGACGATTCTGGGCACGGTGGGCGCCGAGGCCCTGCTGGGCATGGGCGACATGCTCATCATGCCGCCCACCAGCGCGCACCTGCAGCGCGTGCACGGCGCCTTCGTTTCGGAGAACGAAATCAAGAAGGCGGTGGACCACCTCAAGGCCCAGGGCAAGCCCGTCTACGACGATTCCATCCTCAAGCCGCGCGACGAGGACGTGGAAGGTGGCGGCGAGGAGGACGAGCTGTCCGACGAGCTGTACGACCAGGCGCTCGCGACGGTCAGCGAGATGCGCGCCGTCTCCATCTCCATGCTCCAGCGCAAGATGCGCATCGGCTACAACCGCGCGGCGCGCATGATTGAGCGGATGGAGCGCGACGGCGTGGTGGGCGCGGCGGATGGTGCCAAGCCCCGCGAGGTGCTCATCCGGGGCCTCGGCGACATGCCCGGCGCCGGGGCCATGTAA
- a CDS encoding radical SAM protein, with product MEGRYSLFERVRSLLADEQGTLHKAAPYRVALCYPSPYHVGMSSLGYQAIYREIHEHSGATAERVFLPDDVDAFKRTRTPLFTWESQAPVADFDMLAFSVAYELELTGLFSMLELTGIPLLAEERQDGRYPLVVGGGPLTFSNPDPLEPFVDVLVQGEAEDLIHLLVEAAATMDREALLAHLARIPGFRVPGRGGARYHVAKATDSRLPARSQIVTPHTELRSMFLIEPERGCSRGCHYCVMRRTTNGGMRTVPPERILSLIPEHARRVGLVGAAVTDHPRIVELLRTIVDSGREVGVSSLRADRLTQELVDHLRRGGATNLTVAADGPSQRLRDMVDRKHSEEQIVRAATFARTAGMKQLKVYNVVGLPTEEDADIDELIRFTSELSRILPVALGVAPFVAKRNTPLDGAPFAGIREVEGRLERLRKGLRGRAEVRPTSARWAWVEYMLAQCGPEAGLAAMDAWKAGGNFAAWKRAFDARDCEPYLARRVADGRRNPVLWPTVPRTAPPASAA from the coding sequence ATGGAGGGCCGTTACTCACTCTTCGAGCGCGTTCGCAGCTTGCTGGCGGACGAACAGGGCACGCTGCACAAGGCGGCGCCCTACCGGGTGGCCCTCTGCTACCCCAGCCCCTACCACGTGGGCATGAGCTCGCTTGGCTACCAGGCCATCTACCGTGAAATCCACGAGCACTCCGGAGCGACGGCCGAGCGCGTCTTCCTTCCGGATGACGTGGACGCCTTCAAGCGCACCCGGACGCCGCTCTTCACCTGGGAGTCCCAGGCCCCTGTCGCTGACTTCGACATGCTGGCCTTCTCCGTGGCCTATGAGCTGGAGCTGACGGGGCTCTTCTCCATGTTGGAGCTGACGGGCATCCCGCTCCTGGCAGAGGAGCGCCAGGATGGCCGCTATCCGCTCGTGGTGGGCGGCGGGCCGTTGACGTTCTCCAACCCGGATCCGCTGGAGCCCTTCGTGGACGTGCTCGTCCAGGGCGAGGCGGAGGATTTGATCCACCTGCTGGTGGAGGCCGCGGCGACCATGGACCGCGAGGCCCTCCTGGCGCACCTGGCGCGCATCCCGGGCTTCCGCGTGCCCGGGCGGGGCGGGGCGCGATACCACGTGGCCAAGGCAACGGATTCACGGCTGCCTGCCCGGTCACAAATCGTGACACCGCACACCGAGCTGCGCTCGATGTTCCTCATCGAGCCGGAGCGGGGCTGCTCCCGGGGCTGCCATTACTGCGTCATGCGGCGCACCACGAATGGGGGCATGCGCACGGTTCCGCCGGAGCGGATCCTGTCCCTGATTCCGGAGCATGCCCGCCGGGTCGGGCTGGTGGGCGCGGCGGTGACGGACCATCCGCGCATCGTCGAATTGCTCCGGACGATTGTGGACTCCGGCCGTGAGGTGGGGGTGTCCTCCCTGCGCGCGGACCGGCTGACCCAGGAACTGGTGGATCATCTCCGGCGGGGAGGGGCCACGAACCTCACGGTGGCGGCGGACGGTCCATCACAGCGCCTGCGGGACATGGTCGACCGGAAGCACTCGGAGGAACAGATTGTCCGGGCCGCGACCTTCGCTCGTACGGCGGGGATGAAGCAGCTCAAGGTGTACAACGTCGTGGGTCTGCCGACCGAAGAGGACGCGGACATCGACGAGCTCATTCGCTTCACCAGCGAGCTGTCCCGCATCCTCCCGGTGGCATTGGGCGTGGCGCCCTTCGTGGCCAAGCGCAACACGCCCTTGGATGGCGCTCCTTTCGCGGGCATTCGCGAGGTGGAGGGGCGGCTGGAGCGCCTGCGCAAGGGGCTTCGGGGGCGCGCCGAGGTGCGCCCGACGTCCGCGCGCTGGGCCTGGGTGGAGTACATGTTGGCCCAGTGCGGTCCGGAGGCTGGGCTGGCGGCAATGGATGCCTGGAAGGCGGGAGGGAACTTCGCGGCGTGGAAGCGGGCCTTCGACGCCCGGGACTGTGAGCCGTACCTGGCCCGGCGGGTGGCGGACGGCCGGCGCAACCCCGTCCTGTGGCCCACCGTGCCGAGGACAGCGCCCCCGGCGTCCGCCGCCTGA
- a CDS encoding DUF2752 domain-containing protein yields the protein MKVVIPPRNRRFSTVDAMGLAGVVGLLVARYIPVARIIPFWGCVLREQTGWPCLGCGLTRVADRVSHLNFAGAWEANPLGTVAAIVFALAAVVMVLHLVFAMPIPQVELSPREWSVLGVLTPIIILVNYAYVVVKTRFPHLLL from the coding sequence TTGAAGGTCGTCATCCCTCCCCGCAACCGCCGTTTCAGCACCGTGGACGCCATGGGCCTCGCCGGCGTGGTGGGGCTGCTCGTGGCGCGCTACATCCCGGTGGCCCGCATCATCCCCTTCTGGGGCTGTGTGCTCAGAGAGCAGACAGGGTGGCCCTGCCTTGGCTGCGGTCTGACGCGCGTGGCCGACCGGGTATCGCACCTCAACTTCGCTGGCGCCTGGGAGGCCAACCCCCTGGGAACGGTGGCGGCCATCGTGTTCGCCCTGGCGGCGGTGGTCATGGTGCTGCACCTGGTGTTCGCGATGCCCATCCCCCAGGTGGAGCTCTCCCCCCGCGAGTGGAGCGTCCTGGGCGTCCTGACGCCCATCATCATCCTGGTCAACTACGCCTACGTGGTGGTGAAGACGCGCTTCCCCCACCTGCTGCTGTAG